In Terriglobus sp. TAA 43, a single window of DNA contains:
- a CDS encoding cupin domain-containing protein, translating into MPTRIVDTSNAEHYTWGIDCDGWHLVKGEELSVIEERMPPGRSEERHSHTKSRQFFFVLEGELTLEVEHHDFVVTTGKGVEVHPGQAHTAINRSQADVRMLVISQPPSHGDRTPA; encoded by the coding sequence ATGCCCACGCGCATCGTCGATACCAGCAACGCAGAACATTACACGTGGGGCATCGACTGCGATGGATGGCATTTGGTCAAAGGTGAAGAACTCAGCGTCATTGAGGAACGTATGCCGCCGGGACGCAGCGAGGAACGCCATTCCCACACAAAGTCACGGCAGTTTTTCTTTGTGCTGGAGGGCGAACTAACGCTGGAAGTGGAGCATCATGACTTCGTCGTCACTACCGGCAAGGGCGTCGAAGTCCACCCCGGCCAGGCACATACCGCCATCAACCGCAGCCAGGCTGACGTGCGCATGCTCGTCATCAGCCAGCCGCCCAGCCACGGCGACCGCACGCCAGCGTAA
- a CDS encoding RidA family protein — MSTEEAKYLAINPNHPNAGIYSPAVVFGNVVYLSAKTSWIAPEPDDIRAATAYLLDQVEKELLNAGSSMHKVLKVIVYLRDMNDYVAMNEVYTGRFGKNAPARTTIESKLPKNSIVGFDVTAYL, encoded by the coding sequence ATGAGCACCGAAGAAGCAAAGTATCTTGCCATTAACCCGAACCACCCCAACGCGGGCATTTATTCGCCTGCAGTTGTTTTCGGCAACGTGGTGTATCTCTCGGCGAAAACATCGTGGATTGCACCGGAACCAGACGACATCCGCGCCGCAACAGCATATCTTCTGGATCAGGTGGAGAAGGAACTTCTGAACGCCGGTTCGTCCATGCACAAGGTGTTGAAAGTTATTGTGTACTTGCGTGACATGAACGATTACGTCGCCATGAACGAGGTTTACACCGGACGTTTCGGCAAGAACGCGCCCGCACGCACCACCATTGAATCGAAGCTGCCGAAGAACAGCATCGTGGGCTTTGATGTAACGGCTTACCTCTAA
- the dnaG gene encoding DNA primase: MADDFKEQVKAATDIVKVIGEYVRLRKSGAQNFSGLCPFHQEKSPSFSVNAAHGYFYCFGCHAKGDVFTFVQKLENISFPEAVRVVAQKMGIPLPKREWNSPEEAAQAGLRRQLIDIHEAATQYFQQALQSAEAARAREYLSTRAVSADTINMFRIGYAPDDFNHMREALSKHFNDEAMRSSGLFSSREQSDEGRPVGSLYARFRKRITFPICNEAGKTIAFTARALDSDEKSGPKYLNSPETPLYTKGQVLFNLDKAKAAIRSQDYALLVEGQMDCIRVFTSGLQPVIATSGTAFTEHQVRLLSRFTKRVVVNFDPDTAGANAAEKSLALLTEAEFEVRIMTLEGGLDPDRYVLERGIAAYAEALRNAKPHAEYLIDRARTLFPQRTAEAKVKAVNFLLPHVRRLPSAIQRTQFVDDAAQKLGIDSSLMRQELQHAATHRLESVRSTSAMQLSETERILLRALVQPETDRARQRAASELTAHPEWLDGLAAGELIEALAGAPLTDNPLESAPDDRSREMLARLLHEDAIGDPAMLANEVGNVLHTLERRRLERRKSELRGLIAEAERRGDTDMVTQLQMEAVEVNRALRML, from the coding sequence GTGGCCGACGACTTCAAAGAACAGGTAAAAGCCGCCACCGACATCGTCAAGGTGATCGGCGAATATGTGCGCCTGCGCAAGAGTGGCGCGCAAAATTTCAGCGGCCTGTGCCCCTTTCACCAGGAAAAGTCACCGTCGTTCAGCGTGAATGCGGCGCATGGATACTTTTACTGCTTCGGCTGTCATGCCAAGGGCGACGTATTCACCTTCGTGCAGAAGCTTGAAAACATCTCGTTTCCTGAAGCCGTTCGCGTCGTCGCACAGAAGATGGGAATCCCGCTGCCGAAACGCGAATGGAACTCACCGGAGGAGGCAGCGCAGGCGGGATTGCGGCGGCAGCTCATCGACATTCATGAAGCCGCAACGCAGTATTTCCAGCAGGCGCTCCAATCGGCAGAAGCGGCGCGTGCGCGTGAATATCTCTCCACCCGAGCGGTCAGTGCGGACACGATCAACATGTTCCGCATCGGATATGCGCCAGACGATTTCAATCACATGCGCGAAGCGCTCTCCAAGCACTTCAATGATGAGGCGATGCGCTCCAGCGGCCTGTTCTCCTCGCGCGAGCAGAGTGATGAAGGCAGACCCGTTGGGTCCTTATATGCGCGCTTCCGCAAGCGAATCACCTTCCCCATCTGCAATGAAGCAGGCAAGACGATTGCGTTCACAGCGCGTGCTCTGGACAGCGATGAAAAGAGCGGGCCGAAGTATCTGAACTCGCCCGAGACGCCGCTGTATACGAAGGGCCAGGTTCTCTTCAACCTCGACAAGGCAAAGGCCGCGATCCGTTCGCAGGATTACGCGCTGCTAGTGGAAGGACAGATGGATTGCATCCGCGTATTCACATCCGGATTGCAGCCAGTGATCGCGACCAGCGGCACGGCATTCACAGAACATCAGGTGCGATTGCTATCGCGATTCACCAAACGCGTCGTCGTAAATTTTGATCCCGACACTGCAGGCGCAAACGCTGCCGAGAAATCGTTAGCCTTGTTAACTGAAGCGGAGTTTGAAGTCCGTATCATGACGCTTGAAGGTGGCCTTGATCCTGATCGGTATGTTCTGGAACGTGGCATTGCAGCCTATGCCGAAGCGTTGCGCAATGCGAAGCCCCATGCGGAGTACCTGATTGACCGAGCACGCACCCTGTTTCCGCAGCGCACCGCCGAGGCAAAGGTAAAAGCAGTCAATTTCCTGCTGCCTCATGTGCGTCGTTTGCCCTCTGCAATTCAGCGCACGCAGTTCGTCGATGATGCCGCGCAGAAGCTGGGCATCGACTCCTCCCTGATGCGGCAGGAGTTGCAACATGCGGCAACGCATCGGCTGGAGAGCGTACGCAGTACGTCAGCCATGCAGTTGAGCGAGACAGAGCGTATCCTGCTGCGAGCGCTGGTGCAGCCTGAAACAGACCGCGCACGCCAACGTGCTGCAAGCGAACTCACCGCGCATCCTGAATGGCTTGATGGCCTTGCTGCAGGAGAGTTGATCGAAGCGCTTGCCGGTGCTCCCTTAACGGATAATCCGCTGGAGTCAGCGCCTGACGATCGTAGCCGAGAGATGTTGGCACGCCTGCTGCACGAAGACGCCATAGGCGATCCTGCGATGCTTGCCAACGAAGTGGGCAATGTACTGCATACGCTTGAACGACGCAGACTGGAGCGTCGTAAGAGCGAACTGCGCGGCCTCATTGCAGAAGCCGAACGACGTGGCGATACCGACATGGTGACGCAGTTGCAAATGGAAGCTGTGGAAGTGAACCGCGCACTGCGCATGCTGTAG
- a CDS encoding histidine phosphatase family protein, with product MTEQKTRQAELWLFRHGETEWSLNGKHTSYTDLPLTEHGREQATALASVIAKTQFDLVLTSPRQRARDTAALAGLGDRAEVEPNLQEWNYGVYEGKSTPEIQAAEPGWSVWDDPITGGESIDQVAARAQLVIDRCLQHGGRCALFAHAHIFRILAAVWAEQPGVFGQRLALSTATISVLGWEHGTRVITRWNAAP from the coding sequence ATGACAGAACAAAAAACAAGGCAGGCGGAGCTGTGGCTCTTTCGTCACGGTGAAACAGAGTGGTCGCTGAACGGCAAGCACACCAGCTACACAGATCTTCCGTTGACGGAACATGGACGTGAGCAGGCAACAGCCCTTGCGTCAGTGATTGCCAAGACACAGTTTGACCTGGTGCTGACCAGCCCGCGGCAACGCGCACGCGATACCGCAGCGCTTGCTGGACTGGGTGATCGCGCGGAAGTCGAGCCGAATCTGCAGGAATGGAACTACGGCGTGTACGAAGGCAAGAGCACTCCGGAGATTCAGGCGGCCGAACCAGGATGGAGCGTTTGGGACGATCCCATTACCGGTGGCGAATCCATAGATCAGGTCGCCGCGCGTGCACAGTTGGTGATTGATCGCTGCCTGCAGCATGGCGGACGCTGCGCGTTGTTCGCGCATGCCCACATATTCCGCATTCTGGCGGCGGTGTGGGCTGAGCAACCGGGCGTTTTCGGGCAGCGGCTTGCGCTGTCCACGGCCACCATCAGCGTCCTGGGATGGGAGCATGGCACCCGCGTCATCACACGCTGGAATGCCGCTCCGTGA
- the dut gene encoding dUTP diphosphatase, translated as MPHIPTKRLHSDAKLPKYAHEGAWGDLAADLYSVHEATVEPRKTALVATGLAMAFPEEYGALVEDRSGLAVKGITTLAGVIDPGYRGEIKVVLTNVTDAPITLSAGDRIAQLRIVKKLQATFEEVDDLEATHRGEGGFGSTGHN; from the coding sequence ATGCCGCACATTCCGACCAAGCGCCTTCACTCCGATGCCAAGCTGCCCAAGTATGCCCATGAGGGCGCATGGGGCGATCTGGCCGCCGACCTTTACAGCGTTCACGAAGCCACGGTAGAGCCGCGCAAAACGGCCCTTGTTGCAACCGGTCTGGCGATGGCCTTTCCTGAGGAATACGGCGCGCTGGTGGAAGACCGCAGCGGTCTGGCCGTGAAAGGCATCACCACGCTCGCGGGTGTCATCGACCCCGGCTATCGCGGCGAAATCAAAGTCGTCCTGACCAACGTGACCGATGCCCCCATCACACTCAGCGCGGGCGACCGCATCGCGCAGCTACGCATTGTGAAGAAGCTGCAGGCCACGTTTGAAGAAGTGGACGATCTGGAAGCGACGCATCGTGGCGAAGGCGGCTTCGGCTCAACGGGACACAACTAG
- a CDS encoding S9 family peptidase, protein MSRIRLMLSLVFLSGMLLHTPQVRAQESATVQVSSGVSYQFLGRWDAAKLNQVLKVDAPKFFGVNVAYTPAVNAVKLYRITYSSVIPERGNKPTVASGLLAIPDTGASSYPMMSYQHGTVYGKQQVPSFPEQSPETQLALAQFGGQGYIVIGADYFGMGTSKDPEGYMVKGSHQQATYDMLIAARAVLTQMKIASPKLFIGGWSQGGFVTMAFLEKLESAGVTVSAAATASAPVDVYATLSGFLDFPRKNDADWVTTLFILSSFSYENYYGVPGLAHSLLKDEYYELSRSAYERTPFDATKVPTDVHKLIRDEYFDPQFFANSAYGRIVAQAQTYRWIIKSPVHNYYGETDEAITPGIGKMAMTYQRAIGAGNTKVEAISTGDTSHRGTYATAVPQWKVWFDSLAK, encoded by the coding sequence ATGTCTCGGATTCGCCTCATGCTGTCACTCGTCTTTTTGAGCGGAATGTTGCTGCATACACCCCAGGTCCGCGCGCAGGAATCCGCAACGGTGCAGGTGTCTTCGGGAGTAAGCTACCAGTTTCTCGGGCGGTGGGATGCGGCGAAGTTGAACCAGGTGCTGAAGGTGGACGCGCCAAAGTTCTTCGGCGTGAACGTGGCCTATACGCCGGCAGTGAATGCGGTGAAGCTGTATCGCATAACTTACTCGTCCGTGATCCCGGAGCGAGGCAATAAGCCTACTGTCGCCAGCGGCTTGCTCGCTATCCCCGATACAGGCGCTTCCAGCTATCCGATGATGTCCTACCAGCACGGCACCGTGTACGGGAAGCAGCAGGTGCCGTCGTTCCCAGAGCAGTCGCCGGAGACGCAGCTTGCTTTGGCCCAGTTCGGCGGCCAGGGATACATCGTCATCGGCGCCGATTACTTCGGCATGGGTACATCGAAGGATCCTGAAGGCTACATGGTGAAGGGAAGTCATCAACAGGCTACCTACGACATGTTGATCGCGGCGCGCGCGGTTCTTACGCAGATGAAGATCGCTTCGCCCAAACTCTTTATCGGTGGCTGGTCGCAGGGCGGTTTCGTGACCATGGCATTTCTTGAAAAGTTAGAGAGCGCGGGTGTCACTGTTTCTGCCGCGGCAACTGCCAGTGCACCGGTGGACGTCTACGCAACGCTGAGCGGCTTCCTCGATTTCCCGCGTAAGAACGATGCTGATTGGGTTACGACGCTCTTCATCCTCTCGTCTTTTTCTTATGAGAATTACTACGGCGTTCCCGGCCTGGCGCACTCCCTGCTGAAAGATGAGTATTACGAGCTGAGCCGTAGCGCCTATGAGCGCACGCCCTTCGACGCGACCAAGGTTCCCACGGACGTCCACAAACTCATCCGCGACGAATACTTCGACCCGCAATTCTTCGCTAACTCAGCCTACGGTCGCATCGTGGCTCAGGCACAGACCTATCGCTGGATCATCAAGAGCCCGGTACACAACTACTATGGCGAGACCGACGAGGCCATTACGCCCGGCATTGGCAAAATGGCAATGACTTATCAGCGCGCGATTGGTGCAGGTAATACCAAGGTGGAGGCGATCTCCACGGGCGAT
- a CDS encoding molybdenum cofactor synthesis domain-containing protein, with protein MPEVIFQPIRIAVLTVSDTRNITDDRSGDALVQRLTDAGHLSAARNVVHDEIASIQACLRAWIAVEEIDAILIIGGTGITGRDITPEAVRPLLDKELPGFGELFRMLSYQKIGTAAMLSRALGGVSGGKLLFALPGSTNAVLEAWDEILVHQFDRRTRPGNLVALMPRLKEK; from the coding sequence ATGCCTGAAGTTATCTTCCAACCGATACGCATTGCGGTTCTGACTGTCAGTGATACGCGCAACATCACCGATGATCGCTCCGGCGATGCACTGGTGCAGCGGCTGACCGATGCAGGCCATCTGTCGGCAGCACGCAATGTTGTGCACGATGAAATCGCCAGCATTCAAGCATGTTTACGTGCATGGATAGCGGTTGAGGAGATCGATGCGATCCTCATCATTGGCGGCACAGGAATCACAGGACGCGATATCACCCCAGAAGCAGTGAGACCGCTCCTGGACAAAGAATTACCAGGCTTCGGGGAGTTATTCCGTATGCTTTCCTACCAGAAGATTGGAACAGCAGCGATGTTATCGCGTGCTCTCGGCGGAGTAAGTGGCGGCAAGTTACTCTTTGCGCTTCCAGGCTCAACCAATGCCGTACTTGAGGCATGGGATGAGATACTTGTCCACCAGTTCGACCGCCGCACCCGCCCCGGAAATCTTGTGGCACTGATGCCCCGCTTGAAGGAGAAGTAA
- a CDS encoding DUF177 domain-containing protein gives MTRITPADLNPDPMTLDLRLEPGSVDYARDVRQIGPLAVKGTAERLEEYRGPREIVEDIRLRAHLAGDFELLCGRCLEPIQRHVEQTFDLVFRPAGADSDPGERSISEAETEIGYYETSGLLLEDAVREQVLLSLPDRSLCREDCKGLCPHCGANLNETTCNCGEQHSDPRWAALQGLGVEKLSGK, from the coding sequence GTGACCCGCATTACCCCCGCCGACCTTAATCCCGACCCAATGACACTGGACCTGCGCCTGGAGCCCGGTTCCGTGGACTATGCGCGCGACGTCCGCCAGATCGGCCCGTTGGCCGTCAAGGGCACAGCAGAGCGTCTCGAGGAATATCGCGGTCCCCGCGAGATTGTGGAAGACATTCGCCTGCGTGCACATCTTGCGGGCGACTTCGAATTGCTGTGCGGCCGCTGCCTGGAGCCGATTCAGCGGCACGTGGAGCAGACCTTTGACCTGGTTTTCCGGCCTGCCGGTGCGGATTCTGACCCTGGTGAGCGGAGTATCAGTGAAGCCGAGACAGAAATCGGGTATTATGAAACGAGCGGCCTCCTGCTGGAAGACGCGGTGCGCGAGCAGGTGCTCCTTTCCCTGCCCGATCGCTCGCTCTGCCGGGAGGATTGCAAGGGACTTTGCCCCCACTGCGGAGCGAACCTGAATGAGACAACCTGTAACTGCGGAGAGCAACATAGTGATCCGCGGTGGGCTGCGCTCCAGGGCTTGGGTGTGGAGAAGTTATCCGGCAAGTGA
- a CDS encoding aldo/keto reductase has product MTLTSYRTLGRSGLVVSPLCLGTMTMGTPRWGSPDEVSEAIFNAYVDAGGNFIDTADTYANGRSEELIGGYMAARNLRDRMVLATKFTMTCEAQKGNPNGSANGRKNMYRALDASLKRLQTDYIDLYWMHAWDTVTPAEEVLQSLGDLVRTGKIRYFGFSDVPAWYAAKVATLAQAHGVPGPIGLQLEYSLVERTIEREHVDCAREFGIGITPWSPLASGFLAGKYKREDDGKGSGEGRLSVLGGGANPVFHKYTEKNWATLEALRKVAVEIDRPMAQVALAWALARPAISSLIIGATKLEQLQDNIASLEVKLTTEQMTELNAAGALDLLHPYMFFTGMLHRERVFSGTDVEGWR; this is encoded by the coding sequence ATGACACTTACCAGCTATCGCACGCTCGGCCGTTCGGGACTTGTTGTCTCTCCGCTTTGCCTTGGCACCATGACCATGGGAACACCGCGCTGGGGCTCGCCGGATGAGGTTTCCGAAGCCATCTTCAACGCGTATGTAGACGCAGGTGGCAACTTTATCGACACCGCCGACACCTATGCCAACGGGCGCAGCGAAGAGCTGATTGGCGGCTACATGGCCGCACGGAATCTGCGCGATCGCATGGTGCTGGCAACGAAGTTCACCATGACCTGCGAAGCGCAAAAGGGGAATCCCAACGGCAGCGCGAACGGTCGCAAGAACATGTACCGCGCTCTCGATGCGTCCCTGAAACGTCTGCAGACAGACTACATCGACCTGTACTGGATGCACGCCTGGGACACGGTCACGCCAGCGGAGGAAGTGCTTCAATCGCTTGGCGATCTGGTACGAACAGGAAAAATTCGCTACTTCGGTTTCAGCGACGTCCCAGCCTGGTACGCCGCGAAAGTCGCCACGCTGGCGCAGGCACATGGCGTTCCAGGGCCAATCGGCCTGCAACTGGAGTATTCGCTGGTGGAACGCACGATTGAACGCGAGCACGTGGACTGCGCCCGAGAGTTCGGCATCGGCATCACCCCGTGGAGCCCGCTGGCCAGCGGCTTCCTGGCTGGAAAATACAAGCGTGAAGACGACGGCAAGGGCAGCGGCGAAGGACGTCTGAGCGTTCTGGGCGGCGGCGCGAACCCCGTCTTTCACAAGTACACGGAGAAGAACTGGGCCACGCTGGAAGCGCTGCGCAAGGTGGCTGTAGAAATTGACAGGCCGATGGCGCAGGTAGCGCTGGCATGGGCGCTTGCACGTCCGGCCATCTCCTCGTTGATCATCGGCGCCACCAAGTTGGAACAGTTACAGGACAACATCGCTTCGCTGGAAGTGAAACTAACCACGGAACAAATGACTGAACTGAACGCTGCGGGCGCGCTGGATCTGCTGCATCCGTACATGTTTTTCACAGGAATGCTGCACCGGGAGCGCGTTTTCAGCGGAACAGACGTAGAAGGCTGGCGCTAA
- a CDS encoding GrpB family protein, giving the protein MVRIMPPDASWPEMFWHERERLKTFLGNVADELEHYGSTAVPGLSAKPIIDMMAPIPSLEDADALVSILAGAGYRKLDAGFFKRRFFRREPRGQQPAFHLHLAVCPRWPIKNELLVRDWLIQHPDIARTYEALKMDLAMAYGDDMPRYTAAKTPFLRHITNQARESRGLPMEHDWEE; this is encoded by the coding sequence ATGGTTCGCATCATGCCGCCGGATGCCTCATGGCCAGAGATGTTTTGGCACGAGCGGGAACGCCTGAAGACGTTTCTTGGCAACGTCGCGGATGAGTTGGAACACTACGGTAGCACTGCGGTGCCTGGGCTCAGCGCGAAACCCATCATCGACATGATGGCTCCCATCCCATCGCTGGAGGATGCCGATGCATTGGTGTCGATCCTGGCTGGAGCCGGATATCGCAAGCTCGACGCGGGATTTTTCAAACGGCGCTTCTTTCGCAGAGAGCCGCGGGGACAGCAGCCGGCATTTCATTTGCATCTGGCCGTGTGCCCGAGATGGCCAATCAAGAATGAGTTGCTGGTGCGCGACTGGCTTATCCAACATCCAGACATTGCGCGAACCTATGAGGCCCTAAAGATGGACCTTGCGATGGCGTATGGCGACGACATGCCGCGATATACAGCCGCGAAGACCCCTTTCCTGCGCCACATCACAAATCAGGCACGCGAGAGTCGGGGTCTTCCAATGGAACACGACTGGGAAGAGTAG
- a CDS encoding RidA family protein, with translation MAITRRSFATRALALASIPAVDAPPRKRIHRMGPATAAVYSAAVQWGSLLFLSGKGSGTAPDPTDIRSCTNHVLDAFAKELANAGSSLENVLKITVYLQRPEDVPAMNEVFAQHFPKDPPARTTIITRTPHPTLVEMDLVAGI, from the coding sequence ATGGCGATCACGCGTCGATCCTTTGCCACGCGCGCACTCGCGCTTGCATCCATTCCCGCAGTAGATGCACCACCGCGCAAACGCATTCATCGCATGGGGCCAGCCACCGCTGCGGTCTATTCGGCCGCGGTCCAATGGGGCAGCCTGTTGTTTCTCTCCGGCAAAGGCTCAGGCACTGCACCTGATCCAACTGATATTCGTAGCTGCACGAATCATGTTCTGGACGCCTTTGCAAAGGAGCTTGCCAATGCAGGCTCATCGCTGGAGAACGTGCTGAAGATCACCGTCTATCTGCAACGCCCAGAGGATGTGCCTGCGATGAACGAAGTCTTTGCGCAGCACTTTCCCAAAGACCCACCTGCACGTACCACCATCATCACGCGTACACCTCATCCCACTTTGGTAGAGATGGATTTGGTCGCCGGCATCTGA
- the rpmF gene encoding 50S ribosomal protein L32, which produces MPNPKRRHSKQRTAKRRSHDFLTAPNSANCPSCGERKLPHHACPKCGEYRGRAVVAATKEA; this is translated from the coding sequence ATGCCGAATCCAAAGCGTCGCCATTCCAAGCAGCGTACGGCCAAGCGCCGCTCGCACGATTTTTTGACCGCCCCCAACTCGGCTAACTGCCCCAGCTGCGGCGAGCGCAAGCTGCCTCACCACGCCTGCCCTAAGTGCGGCGAGTACCGTGGTCGGGCCGTTGTGGCCGCGACCAAGGAAGCTTAA
- the plsX gene encoding phosphate acyltransferase PlsX — translation MLTDIVLDAMGSEKGPEPEIRGAIAACRHYPVRIHLVGPEDRIAPALKHHLMGEHLPIEVVHASEWISMDDKAAQAVRQKRDSSMRVGLKLVREGKARGFVTAGNTGAAMATAKMVLGTLQGVDRPALATILPTQTGSPCVMLDSGANVDSDPHNIVQFALMGQIYAQNVLGIPKPRIGLLSIGEEDSKGNALTRETLPLLRDLQERNVLYHFLGNVEGRDLFNGRCDVVACDGFVGNVALKTTEGIAKLVSESLKQTLKATITSQVGALLSRKAFKNFKRRLDYSEYGGAPLLGVRGACIIGHGSSNETAILNAIRVASQFAQADVSRHIEAALEAANGTAAVQA, via the coding sequence ATGCTGACTGACATCGTCCTTGACGCAATGGGCTCCGAGAAGGGGCCTGAGCCGGAAATCCGCGGCGCTATTGCCGCGTGCCGACACTACCCAGTGCGTATTCACCTGGTGGGGCCGGAAGACCGGATTGCGCCCGCGCTGAAGCACCATCTGATGGGCGAGCATCTGCCCATTGAGGTGGTGCACGCCTCCGAGTGGATCAGCATGGACGACAAGGCCGCGCAGGCTGTCCGCCAAAAGCGGGACAGCAGCATGCGTGTAGGCCTCAAGCTGGTCCGTGAGGGCAAGGCTCGCGGCTTTGTGACTGCCGGTAACACCGGCGCCGCCATGGCTACGGCCAAGATGGTGCTGGGTACCCTGCAGGGCGTTGACCGCCCCGCCTTGGCGACCATTCTGCCTACGCAGACAGGTTCGCCGTGCGTCATGCTCGACTCCGGCGCCAACGTCGACAGTGATCCCCACAACATCGTTCAATTCGCCCTGATGGGGCAGATCTATGCGCAGAACGTGCTTGGCATTCCTAAGCCACGCATTGGACTGCTTTCCATTGGCGAAGAAGACTCAAAGGGCAACGCGCTGACCCGCGAAACGCTTCCGCTGCTTCGTGACCTGCAGGAGCGGAACGTGCTCTATCACTTCTTGGGCAATGTGGAAGGCCGCGATCTGTTCAACGGCCGTTGCGATGTGGTGGCCTGCGACGGTTTCGTGGGCAATGTCGCCTTGAAGACCACGGAAGGCATCGCCAAGCTGGTATCCGAAAGCCTGAAGCAGACCCTAAAAGCGACGATCACCTCTCAGGTGGGCGCGCTGCTCTCGCGTAAGGCATTCAAGAACTTCAAACGTCGTCTCGATTACTCCGAGTACGGCGGTGCGCCGCTGCTGGGCGTACGTGGCGCATGCATCATCGGGCACGGATCGTCGAACGAGACTGCCATCCTGAACGCCATCCGCGTCGCCAGCCAGTTCGCGCAGGCGGATGTCAGCCGCCACATCGAAGCAGCGCTGGAAGCCGCCAACGGCACAGCGGCTGTCCAGGCCTAA